The Tripterygium wilfordii isolate XIE 37 chromosome 18, ASM1340144v1, whole genome shotgun sequence nucleotide sequence cactacctaggttcaccaacctatgACTTTCAAACCACTAAAGGATGAtaattttcataatttcatCAAGAACTTAGAGATTTTCACAAGTTTACCCCCAAATTTAGAGATTTTCACAGTGGCGGCACTCTTCAAATTCAAAAGGCAAAAAGCTCCCTCCAAGTTTGAGACATGCCACCTTGGTATTTGTCCACCAATATTCAAGACCAATATAATGCATGAAGTACTCGATAAGCTGCACCATATTAAGACAAGTCCATTTTCTTCACATTTGCTCAAACGGGCTCCAAACCATGCAATACTTGCAAAGATAAATCCAGATCGAGGTTTTAACATAGATAAAATTGAACTCCATAACTTTCCAAATAAGTCAGCCTTAAGGCTCAATTCAATCAactcaaatatttttctttagtGGATGTTTGGTGAACGCTTAGACTTTTCCTAGCACCCTAGAGCTTCAAGCTTATTCTTGAGTTGCTGTGAGTCAAACATTCTCCATTAATGGTTCAGAATCTATATATGATGTTTAAATGATTGGaattacaaagaaataggagatgAAATTTCCCGATTTTCAGGTATGCTCAAATGAGCTTCTTTGAATTGTACTTAGGTTAATCATGATCAAAAGcaatttaataaattataaatcatGCATGATAAATCAATTTAGACATACTAGAATTTCCATACAAAATTTCAAGTTAATCGGACATCATTTGATCATATAGAAGAATTCATATAAGTTTTGAATCCTAAAAGTGAACTCTAAAAGTTAGGACATTTTTTAGGACTAAAAAGTTCTCATTTTAAGGGGTCTCATagaagaattcatatatatatatatatgcaagaaTTCTTTTATGTGGACACCCACAAATTATAttctcaccattgatttaaaatatgtgggacccaaagcagtgaccccacttgtcattttgcttttgaaaacacttaaaaagtggAGTGCGCAAGTCATAAGTTGCGGACATCCGTActtgagaatttatatatatatatatgtctgtcttttttttttttggtttttgatatTATGTTCTTGGTATGGACGTTAACATTAGTGTTCTTTTTAAACTTTTGcttttccttgtaaatattAAAATGGAGGAAAACTGTAGTATATTTCAATAGGGTATCATATACCACAACTGTGTTACACAAACTCACATAGTTAATTCGGCATTGTAATTCCAATTAGTTTAGTAGCCTAATTGCGTAAACTTGTAAACCAACAAACAGTAGGATGACatatgaaattatatatatatatatagcatttaGTATTCAGACTAATGACCTCCTCTCTTCATCCTCTTCTCCTAATTCATATACCACTTGACTTTGCTGTGCCTGTTGTTCAATATGGGAAGGTCTTGTGGTTGACACTCTGTTGTTGGGTTTATTATTATCAGGCAAAAGCTTCAATGTGATCCCCATGCCTATGATCAGAAGTCCTGTTCCATGTTGCTCTGTCAATGGCTTTGTGAATATCAAATACGATAGAAGCAACGTTACCGCCTTTCTCGCCGTTGTAACCTGCAAATATCATGAATGATTGATGGCATTGTAGTACATTGATTGATACAAGAATTAATACTTGGAAATGCATGTGAAACAATAGGTACCATGGCTGTGGTTGCAGCACCAAAAATGGCAATGAGGGATAACACCGAGATTTGACCGATAAACGTGGCCATTGCTTCGAGGATTAGGACACCGTACACGTAGAGATGCTGAGAACATGAATTCCATGCTTTGAATAACTCCCCTGTCAAAAGCATGGGAGGGATCAGGAAAGGCAAACCCACCACTGTTGAGCAAAACAACATCTCCATCTGTTCAATAAAGATTACACAAAAACCCGAATTAGTCACAGTTTTTTTTCATGGAACAACTTTGTTCACATTTTAAATCACCTGCGTGGTTTCAGGATTCATGGTAAAGATGGCTTCTTGCAGGTTACCAAGGAAAGAGTCCATGACTAGTGCACCCGATACCATCAGAACACCAAGAACGCTAAAGTTTGGAGAAGTTTGTGCATCCGCTAAGGTGAAAAGGATCAAACCGACTACTAAAAGTACTGCAGATACATATTCATGAAGTGGGTATTTCCGTCTCAGACCCGGAATGAAGGCACCCATTACCATCACCGGAAGAACCTAAAATATGCCACATTATGAATCTGTAATCTAATTAAACAGGAGTACTAAATTTATGATCGAACCGAGTGTCAAACTACATTGGATTAAAGTCTagtctaatctaatctaatattCTGAAAGTATTGGAGGTTCACATTAGACGAATTACTTTCGACTAAATTCCAATTACTTATTAGATCACCTACGAAACTGTTCATTGAGCCAAATTAGAGTAACTTAAACAAAAGTCGGGCAATTGGTTACTTTTACCTTGGTGGACTTGAACATGAGCTGTGCAGGATAATTAAGCCAAGCCAAGGACCCTTTGGTGAGTCCATGGGAACCCATAAGCACTGCAGATAGCTTGATATATGTCTTCCAAGGGTTCACCATTTGCTTTATGGTGAAGCCTTGGAGGTATATCAGAAAAATGTAGACAAATCCTTGAACAAATGTGAAGTACCAACCATAACTGGAAACCAAATCAAGATCATCAAAAAGATTAGTAAGACAAAAGTGACAAAAAGTCCTAAAGATTCAAAAGTTACCTGAATTGAAGCCTGTTGTATACATACTCCTGAAAAATTTTAACAATTTAGTTAAATAATCTTAAGATATATAGAACATGCATGGAAATTTCAGTTCAATGATAAGGAAATgatggaaaagaaaagagttcccttttttatttttgatcttGGGTTGATGAATTGAAGGGTTGTTGCATTTATGAGGAAAAGGCACAaaatttggattaaacaaataCCTTTGTGGCAAGGGTATTTTCTTGCTCTGTTTTATTGCCGAGAAACGGAAGGAAAACAGggggaaaatgaaggaaaatcgAAATCCTTTTGGACTATGAAGAATAAcccagaatttgtcaaaatgagACCATGATTGCAGTAACTTGGACGGTATTTTCTtgacaaaaacaacaaattttgGGTATTTGTATTTCATTTTCCTCAACTTTCTTGGCAACCAAACAAACCGAGCTTCAAATTTTTCTACTGTTCTATCCTTTAAACTTCCTCAGAAACGCAAAAAGTGGGTTAAAAGATGAAGAGACAACGGATTGTAGACCTACCTCACAGACGCCATTAACGAGGTAGCCAAAGAAGAACCCAGAAGAGCAAATGAGAAACTGTTGCCATTTGGGTCTGTCAGAGAGAGAAATCCCAAACAAAGACCGAGCTTGTTCTTCCCTCTTCATTGCCTTACTTCTCCTCCACAATCACTCAAAAAATCCCCAAAATTGAAGATCAACAATCTAAGAAAATCAACTTGGGCTATGCATTTGCTTCCATTGCATGTCTAACTTTGCAGAGCAGGAAcagagaaataaataaaaggcgGCAGAATCAATGTGGGTTTGTCACGTTAAAAGCACATAATGAAAaacaacagagagagagagagtaaattGGGGGAATTTGTATTAGTATTTACGTTTTGATAAAGtttcctgttttgtttgtgaatcaATAGGACAGCCAAGGTGACTGTGATTTTTCCACCGTTTGATTAATTTTTCCAACTTTGTTTGATTCCTTTTCCCCAATTTCATGGGTTCTCACGCCAGATTAACATTCCCTTGAGAGTTCGTTAATTTATGAATGTTTAATCGCTTGATTAAATGATATTATTAGAGTAATGCTTGATTTATCTATTCTTAATCATCTTCAATTTTGTGATTGTGATTAAGAATGACAACAAATCGGGTTCGGGTAAGATACCATCCCTTCTGTATCCATATACTCATGTAATATCTACATTCGTCGTTTATTTATCTTATATGCTCCTTATATTTGTATCCATCGGGTGGGTGCGGGTATATTTTTCGGGTAATATCCGCTTTCGCCAACTTCCTTAATTGTGATTATGATTTTTATTTCTGTTTGTTGGAATTTCTACTTAAAtttaattccataaaaatatttcaaaggttcataagaaagtaaaaaaaactcTTAAATAGTGGGACCCAGGGAAGTACCGGTGCAATATTGCAACGGTTTTTAACCCGTTCACATTCACAGTCGTAAGATTATTTAAAATAGATCTGGCGATTGTGAACAGGTTAAACCTTTAATATTGCACCggcacaaataaaagaaaatttccgAGATCCTTAATTTATGATCTCATTTTATCCTCAATTCATGTCAGTGTAGGATGATGTTACATGCCACATGAATTAAGGTTAAAATGAGAGTGATAAATTGAGGCCATGTAACATTgttctaaataaaaaaaaagtatgtagTTATGGAAATCGGATTAGATGAACTAGAAAAATCTTTTGGTTCGTATTTTGTTGGTTTAATCTCTGAATCACCGGTTCGACCGTAAATTTAATAGCATattaaaagggaaagaaaaattcaaaaccttCCCACATACTACAACCTGCTGGTTAGGTTAGGCAGATCTAATTAAGGACTAATTAAGACATGGACCTTCCTATTTCCTAAAGATGAAAATAGGTAATTCAGCTATTCCAGAGTCAAATGGTAATGTGGAATGTTATCCGCGTAATTGGCAAGTTATGTCATCACCATCAGTAGCTGCCATATATGTGGTTTCATACTTCAAAACTGTCCACATGACTTGCAAATTGCAATACAGGACATATACCTCCACTTCAATAGATTGGACCAAACAAATTCACAGCCAAATTTGACTTTCTAAACGATCTTTATGTCACCATGTTAGTgtcacaaatataaatataatatatatgatattatatattcCAAAGGAAGATAAATATCAAAAACAATAATGACATATACTGTTCTATTTAAAAGAGCATTTGGGTGATATATGTGTTGTGCCTAAAATCATCAATACCCAACACCAAATTGATTGatcaaatcaaataatttaaCCTAAGCTAAGCAGAGAATCAAACAATAAATAATATCCAAGTAAATCAAAGCGATAAAGAGACAAGACAAATGAAATACGTGGGTTCGACACGTAAAGACCTACGTCCACGAAACCAATAGAGAAGACAACAAAGACAAGAAATCCACTTATCCACAAAGTCAATTAGAATCCTAAGAGCCGCTCTTTTGGATCCTTCCACTCTCTCTCTCGAGTGTTTTCCCTTTGGAAGtgttctctctctatttctttctAGGAGGTGGCCATGCCAACCCTCCAActaaaataaaaccctaaagGTTCTATTTATACAAGACTTCACCTACTCTAAACAAAACTCCACTAAGTAAGAACGGGACAAGCCAACAAATCCAAAATGCCGACAAGAAACA carries:
- the LOC119984634 gene encoding UDP-galactose/UDP-glucose transporter 2-like, which produces MKREEQARSLFGISLSDRPKWQQFLICSSGFFFGYLVNGVCEEYVYNRLQFSYGWYFTFVQGFVYIFLIYLQGFTIKQMVNPWKTYIKLSAVLMGSHGLTKGSLAWLNYPAQLMFKSTKVLPVMVMGAFIPGLRRKYPLHEYVSAVLLVVGLILFTLADAQTSPNFSVLGVLMVSGALVMDSFLGNLQEAIFTMNPETTQMEMLFCSTVVGLPFLIPPMLLTGELFKAWNSCSQHLYVYGVLILEAMATFIGQISVLSLIAIFGAATTAMVTTARKAVTLLLSYLIFTKPLTEQHGTGLLIIGMGITLKLLPDNNKPNNRVSTTRPSHIEQQAQQSQVVYELGEEDEERRSLV